One window of Suricata suricatta isolate VVHF042 chromosome 6, meerkat_22Aug2017_6uvM2_HiC, whole genome shotgun sequence genomic DNA carries:
- the LOC115294309 gene encoding mitochondrial ornithine transporter 1-like, protein MKSNPAIQAAIDLIAGATGGTACVLTGQPFDTVKVKMQTFPGLYKSLTDCCLKTYSQVGFRGFYRGTGPALIAYVSENSVLFMCFGFCQQLVRKVVGLDKQENLSELQTATAGSFASAFAALTLCPTELVKCRLQTMYEMEMSGKITKSQNTVWSVVKSILRKDGFLGFYHGLSSTLLQEVPGYFFFFGGYELSRSFFASGRSKEELGPVPLMLSGGVAGICLWLVIYPVDCIKSRIQVLSMSGKQAGFIGTLVSIVKNEGIAALYSGMKATMIRAFPANGSLFLAYEYSRRMMMSQVEAY, encoded by the coding sequence ATGAAGTCCAATCCTGCCATCCAAGCCGCCATCGACCTCATAGCCGGAGCCACAGGGGGCACAGCATGTGTCCTGACTGGGCAGCCTTTCGACACAGTGAAAGTGAAGATGCAGACGTTCCCGGGCCTATACAAGAGCCTCACCGACTGCTGTCTGAAGACGTACTCCCAAGTGGGTTTCCGGGGCTTCTACAGGGGGACTGGCCCGGCGCTGATTGCCTACGTCTCCGAGAACTCTGTCCTCTTCATGTGCTTTGGCTTCTGCCAACAGCTTGTGAGGAAAGTGGTTGGACTGGATAAGCAGGAGAACCTGAGTGAACTGCAGACCGCAACTGCTGGGTCCTTCGCTTCCGCGTTTGCTGCCCTGACCCTGTGCCCCACTGAGCTTGTGAAGTGCCGGCTACAGACCATGTACGAAATGGAAATGTCagggaaaataacaaaaagcCAGAACACAGTCTGGTCCGTCGTGAAGAGTATCCTTCGAAAAGATGGCTTCTTGGGCTTCTACCACGGACTTTCGAGCACTCTACTTCAAGAGGTACCAGGCTATTTCTTCTTCTTCGGTGGCTATGAACTGAGTCGATCTTTTTTTGCCTCAGGGAGATCAAAAGAAGAACTAGGCCCTGTTCCTTTGATGTTAAGTGGTGGAGTTGCTGGAATTTGCCTTTGGCTTGTCATATACCCAGTGGATTGTATTAAATCCAGAATTCAGGTTCTTTCCATGTCTGGAAAGCAGGCTGGATTTATAGGAACTCTTGTTAGTATTGTGAAAAACGAAGGAATAGCAGCCTTGTATTCTGGAATGAAAGCTACTATGATTCGAGCATTCCCTGCCAATGGGTCACTATTTTTGGCTTATGAATATAGCAGGAGGATGATGATGAGTCAGGTTGAAGCATACTGA
- the TAF7 gene encoding transcription initiation factor TFIID subunit 7, whose amino-acid sequence MSKSKDDAPHELESQFILRLPPEYASTVRRAVQSGHVNLKDRLTIELHPDGRHGIVRVDRVPLASKLVDLPCVMESLKTIDKKTFYKTADICQMLVSTVDGDLYPPVEEPVATTDPKASKKKDKDKEKKFIWNHGITLPLKNVRKRRFRKTAKKKYIESPDVEKEVKRLLSTDAEAVSTRWEIIAEDETKETENQGLDISSPGMSGHRQGHDSLEHDELREIFNDLSSSSEDEDETQHQDEEDINIIDTEEDLERQLQDKLNESDEQHQENEGTSQLVMGIQKQIDNMKGKLQETQDRAKRQEDLIMKVENLALKNRFQAVLDELKQKEDREKEQLSSLQEELESLLEK is encoded by the coding sequence ATGAGTAAGAGCAAAGATGATGCTCCTCACGAACTAGAGAGCCAGTTTATCTTACGGCTACCTCCGGAATATGCCTCTACTGTGAGGCGGGCAGTACAGTCTGGTCATGTCAACCTGAAGGACAGACTGACAATTGAATTACACCCTGATGGACGTCATGGAATCGTCAGAGTGGACCGGGTCCCTTTGGCCTCCAAATTGGTAGATCTGCCGTGTGTCATGGAAAGTCTGAAAACCATTGATAAGAAAACTTTTTACAAGACAGCTGATATATGTCAGATGCTTGTTTCCACAGTTGATGGTGATCTCTATCCTCCTGTGGAGGAACCAGTTGCTACTACTGATCCCAAAGCGAGCAAGAAAAAGgataaggacaaagagaaaaagttTATATGGAACCATGGAATTACTCTGCCTCTAAAAAATGTCAGAAAGAGAAGGTTCAGGAAGACAGCAAAGAAGAAGTATATTGAATCTccagatgtggagaaagaagtgAAGCGGTTGCTGAGTACAGATGCTGAAGCTGTCAGTACTCGTTGGGAAATAATTGCtgaagatgaaacaaaagaaacagaaaatcagggCCTTGATATTTCTTCTCCAGGAATGTCTGGTCACAGGCAGGGCCATGACTCATTAGAACACGATGAACTTCGGGAGATATTCAATGACCTCAGCAGCAGCAGTGAAGATGAAGATGAGACCCAGCATCAAGATGAAGAAGATATAAACATCATTGACACTGAGGAAGATCTGGAAAGACAGCTACAGGACAAGCTGAATGAATCAGATGAACAGCACCAAGAAAATGAGGGAACCAGTCAGCTGGTTATGGGAATTCAGAAACAGATTGATAATATGAAAGGCAAACTCCAAGAGACCCAGGACAGGGCAAAACGACAGGAGGATCTTATTATGAAAGTCGAAAACCTGGCTCTCAAGAACAGATTTCAGGCTGTGCTGGATGAACTCAAACAAAAGGAAGACCGAGAAAAGGAGCAGCTCAGCTCTTTGCAAGAAGAGCTAGAATCACTCCTAGAGAAGTGA